The Papaver somniferum cultivar HN1 chromosome 3, ASM357369v1, whole genome shotgun sequence genome includes a region encoding these proteins:
- the LOC113357645 gene encoding auxin-responsive protein SAUR50-like: MALGKTQKFPQRAVLSKILKRCSSLGKKQGYNNDEEQGLPVDVPKGHFAVYVGEKRSRFIVPISFLTHPEFQILLQRAEEEFGFDHNMGLTIPCEEVIFRSLTSMLC, translated from the coding sequence ATGGCTTTAGGAAAAACCCAGAAATTCCCACAGAGAGCAGTTTTGTCAAAGATACTGAAGAGATGTTCAAGTTTAGGTAAAAAACAAGGGTATAATAACGATGAAGAACAAGGTTTACCAGTTGATGTACCTAAAGGTCACTTTGCTGTTTATGTTGGTGAGAAAAGAAGTAGATTTATTGTTCCTATTTCATTCTTGACTCATCCTGAGTTTCAAATCTTACTTCAAAGAGCTGaggaagaatttggttttgatcaTAATATGGGTCTCACTATTCCATGTGAAGAAGTTATCTTTCGTTCTCTAACATCAATGCTCTGTTGA